A part of Marinobacter psychrophilus genomic DNA contains:
- the dinB gene encoding DNA polymerase IV: protein MSQRKIIHVDCDCFYAAVEMRDDPSLRNVPLAVGGQGGRGVVTTCNYQARAYGVRSAMPGGEARRLCPDLVTVPVDMPRYRAVSQQVMAILREVTDLVEPLSLDEAFLDVSDVTEHQGSATLIARHLRARVRQQTGIVISAGVAPNKFLAKIASDWEKPDGLFVIRPQDIAGFVAKLPVQKLFGVGQVTAGKLHSMGAQTCGDLQQLGAEILIERFGKQGYRLHEMAHGRDERPVVVSRTAKSLSVERTFAQDLPDKAACDAVLVNLLDDLHARLARKAEQKPLHKLFVKIRYSDFSTHTLERVRESAALPVIADYQLLLNELMTDTRRPVRLLGMGVRFRNDEAPITQLRLFD, encoded by the coding sequence ATGTCTCAACGCAAGATAATTCACGTAGATTGCGATTGTTTCTATGCCGCTGTAGAAATGCGTGATGACCCTTCCTTGAGGAATGTACCTCTGGCGGTGGGCGGACAGGGTGGACGCGGCGTAGTAACCACTTGCAACTACCAGGCCCGTGCTTACGGCGTGCGTTCGGCCATGCCGGGCGGCGAGGCTAGACGCCTGTGTCCGGACCTGGTGACCGTGCCGGTGGATATGCCGCGTTATCGGGCGGTGTCGCAGCAGGTGATGGCCATATTGCGCGAGGTGACCGATTTGGTAGAGCCGCTGTCGCTGGATGAAGCTTTTTTGGATGTGTCTGACGTTACTGAACACCAGGGCAGCGCCACGCTGATTGCCCGCCACTTGCGCGCGCGGGTAAGGCAGCAAACCGGCATTGTTATTTCTGCTGGGGTGGCGCCCAACAAATTTTTGGCCAAAATTGCCAGCGATTGGGAAAAACCCGACGGCTTGTTCGTGATTCGGCCGCAAGACATTGCCGGGTTTGTGGCCAAACTGCCGGTGCAAAAGTTGTTTGGTGTGGGCCAGGTAACAGCGGGCAAGCTCCACTCCATGGGAGCCCAAACCTGTGGCGACCTTCAGCAGTTAGGCGCGGAAATTCTGATAGAGCGTTTTGGCAAACAGGGTTACCGCCTGCACGAAATGGCCCACGGTCGCGACGAACGCCCGGTGGTGGTGTCGCGCACCGCTAAGTCCCTGAGCGTTGAGCGGACTTTTGCGCAGGATCTGCCAGACAAAGCCGCTTGTGACGCAGTGTTGGTGAATCTTCTAGATGACTTACACGCGCGCCTTGCCCGCAAGGCGGAACAAAAGCCCTTACACAAACTGTTTGTAAAAATCCGTTACAGCGATTTTTCTACGCACACTTTGGAACGGGTGCGTGAATCTGCGGCGCTGCCCGTTATAGCAGACTACCAACTATTGTTGAATGAACTGATGACCGACACTCGGCGGCCGGTGCGGTTGCTAGGAATGGGCGTAAGGTTTCGGAATGATGAGGCACCGATCACACAACTGCGGTTGTTTGACTGA
- a CDS encoding ATP-binding protein: MPRIYFLKLYARLAGFVLLVAVLCMLLFQGLNSIRQQMWLEHHGTALMQWLAKSANPVGHYAWLVPAYNLEVGPATQLADTAVIRERLGYGQVVVLPSSLGRRLLVAREDGQILGLNLATPYRDIVRASALVFRWHLDRSTVERRPETLRYLSASLGLGAYFIDTGERLPPADVLQQLARDGLVLYTAPSGEAPRVALQLADGEMVLLVPPPPFKPWSLVIILPLCLLLAAALALLLGFVARAWDGRLLKVESAALRIARGDLSARVELGSSVLQQRLAKAFNSMAEHIHRLVQVQHDMIHAVSHELRTPVARIRFGVQMLADSEKSQRSEEQLQGIDDDIQELDDLIDEILTYARLEQSEAKFLLQQTSVPDLLRQVIAQQQLLHPTVVMELDVDGASEALPMAEVEPRYLHRAIQNLVGNAARYASRQMRVRCRLDSNNCRIDVEDDGPGIPRSEWDRVFIAFSRLDDSRTRTSGGYGLGLSIVRRIMYWHGGQAFVGISATLGGACFSLVWPRVQTQSGGLHRPAQEQNHPH, encoded by the coding sequence ATGCCCCGGATTTACTTTCTAAAACTTTATGCCCGCTTAGCGGGTTTTGTACTGTTAGTCGCAGTGCTCTGTATGTTGCTGTTCCAAGGTTTGAACAGCATTCGCCAGCAAATGTGGCTGGAACATCACGGCACAGCGCTAATGCAATGGCTCGCGAAGTCTGCAAATCCTGTTGGTCATTACGCTTGGCTGGTGCCGGCTTATAATCTCGAAGTAGGCCCGGCCACGCAGTTGGCAGATACCGCGGTTATTCGCGAACGCCTGGGTTACGGCCAGGTGGTGGTGTTGCCGTCCAGCTTGGGCCGGCGCCTGTTAGTCGCCCGTGAAGACGGCCAGATCCTCGGCCTGAACCTGGCCACGCCTTATCGCGACATTGTGCGAGCCAGCGCGTTGGTTTTCCGCTGGCATCTAGACCGCTCAACGGTTGAACGTCGCCCCGAAACCCTGCGTTATTTGAGCGCATCACTAGGCCTTGGCGCTTATTTCATTGACACCGGCGAGCGCCTGCCACCCGCCGATGTTTTGCAGCAATTAGCCCGTGACGGCTTGGTTCTGTATACCGCGCCCTCCGGAGAGGCCCCCCGCGTGGCATTGCAGCTGGCTGACGGCGAGATGGTGCTGCTGGTGCCACCACCGCCATTCAAACCTTGGAGTTTGGTGATCATTTTGCCACTGTGCCTGCTGCTTGCAGCGGCTCTGGCATTGCTACTCGGCTTTGTGGCACGCGCTTGGGATGGGCGTTTGCTGAAGGTTGAATCCGCAGCGCTGCGGATTGCTCGAGGCGATTTGTCGGCGCGGGTAGAACTCGGTTCCAGCGTGCTGCAGCAGCGCTTGGCGAAAGCTTTCAATAGCATGGCCGAGCATATTCACCGCCTTGTGCAGGTGCAGCACGATATGATCCATGCGGTGTCGCACGAGCTACGCACCCCGGTGGCGCGCATTCGTTTTGGCGTGCAGATGTTGGCCGACAGCGAGAAGTCGCAGCGCAGCGAGGAGCAGTTGCAGGGCATAGACGACGACATTCAGGAACTGGACGACTTGATAGATGAAATATTGACCTACGCGCGGTTGGAGCAGAGCGAGGCTAAGTTCCTCCTGCAGCAGACATCTGTGCCTGATCTTCTGCGCCAAGTCATCGCCCAGCAGCAGCTCTTGCACCCAACCGTTGTTATGGAGCTGGATGTGGATGGCGCCAGTGAGGCATTACCCATGGCTGAGGTAGAACCGCGTTATTTACACCGTGCTATCCAGAATCTGGTTGGTAACGCCGCACGCTACGCCAGCCGCCAGATGCGCGTGCGCTGTCGGCTAGACAGCAACAATTGCCGCATTGATGTGGAAGACGACGGCCCAGGTATACCGCGCTCTGAATGGGACCGGGTATTTATTGCATTTTCACGGCTGGATGACAGCCGTACCCGCACATCGGGCGGGTACGGGCTAGGACTGTCGATTGTGCGGCGCATTATGTACTGGCACGGTGGCCAGGCCTTCGTTGGCATAAGCGCCACCCTCGGTGGCGCTTGCTTTAGCCTTGTCTGGCCTCGTGTTCAAACGCAATCAGGTGGTCTGCATCGACCCGCACAGGAACAAAATCACCCACATTGA
- the minC gene encoding septum site-determining protein MinC: MTDTPTTGAKQGFQLKSASVSMTALELYYFESKEFEAALREKISQAPGFFKDVPLIISLEKYEGMDSDLDFFSIIGTCRRHNIHVVGVRGGSEDHRRMARGASLALIPGTNARDKDHASESATGAPTPEPIAKPIPAPAVAVPARIISQPVRSGQQVCAAEGDLVILAPVQPGAEVMAAGSIHVYGPLRGRALAGVNGDKNARIFCQLLEAELVSIAGHYKISEDLQGSGWKSAVQLQLKDDLMVVTPLEKA, translated from the coding sequence ATGACCGACACCCCAACCACCGGCGCTAAACAGGGCTTTCAGCTGAAAAGCGCCAGTGTGTCGATGACCGCTCTGGAACTTTATTATTTCGAGAGCAAAGAGTTTGAAGCCGCGCTGCGGGAAAAAATCAGCCAAGCACCCGGCTTTTTCAAAGACGTTCCGCTGATTATAAGTCTTGAAAAGTACGAAGGCATGGACAGTGATCTGGATTTTTTCAGCATTATTGGCACCTGCCGGCGCCACAATATTCATGTCGTGGGCGTGCGTGGTGGAAGTGAAGACCACCGCCGCATGGCCCGCGGTGCGTCGCTAGCATTAATACCCGGCACCAACGCGCGCGATAAAGATCACGCCAGCGAGTCCGCCACCGGGGCGCCTACCCCCGAACCCATTGCGAAACCAATACCTGCGCCAGCGGTGGCGGTGCCCGCCAGAATCATCAGCCAGCCAGTACGTTCAGGTCAGCAGGTTTGTGCGGCAGAGGGTGACCTAGTGATTCTGGCGCCGGTGCAGCCCGGTGCTGAAGTGATGGCAGCGGGCAGTATTCATGTCTATGGCCCGCTGCGCGGTCGCGCACTAGCGGGTGTAAACGGCGACAAAAATGCGCGTATTTTTTGTCAATTATTAGAAGCAGAGCTTGTGTCTATCGCCGGACATTATAAGATATCTGAAGACTTGCAGGGCAGCGGCTGGAAAAGCGCCGTGCAACTTCAGCTCAAGGACGATCTGATGGTGGTAACGCCACTGGAAAAGGCCTGA
- a CDS encoding acetyl-CoA hydrolase/transferase C-terminal domain-containing protein: MAEDCTMRMDDADACVEDVIRRVGNTIILGLPLGLGKPLRFVNALYQRAKRDPQIELHIFTALSLVKPSGRSALEKRFLEPFSERLYGAIPDLEYALDVRANKLPPNVKVSEFFFKAGSFMHNSSQQRHYISLNYTHAVRDLMAMGINVVAQMVAPGDQNGEPGQVSLSCNPDLTLDIIPLLRARQREEGVPTVLVGELNRHLPWLGRDAQMAEADIDLVLVQPQSDYPMFPAPQMAISPPDHLIGFYASTLVKDGGTLQVGIGSLGAALINSTILRHRHNDAWKHLYQHLNIATRYPAVDGIGGTGTFDQGLYGCSEMIIDGFMHLLEAGVLKREVFAHQGLQELLNRGDISPQINLDTLDVLLREHIIASPLRLQDLEFLQRFGIVHSELCLQDGQLSLQKRTVPADISHPDTRRLLQDGGLGDKLSEGVVVHGGFYIGPESFYQALRDLSPQQRQRICMTSVNFINDLYDHRFGNQALKTAQRQHGRFVNSTMMYTLAGAAVSDGLEDGRVVSGVGGQYNFVAMGMELAGARSILCLRSTRKAAGKVLSNIVFSYGHCTIPRHLRDIVITEYGIADLRGQSDEQVYLRLIAIADARFQAGLLQQAKKAGKVAKSFKPPKAWADNTPAHVHKALAAVPGNNRFPAFPFGCDFTAEELVIAKALKRIQAETATGRGKLLALVRAARTRDDRSRFQSLLERMQLAAPKGVRQKLDRRLLIYGLQLTNTPQ; the protein is encoded by the coding sequence ATGGCTGAAGATTGCACGATGCGAATGGACGACGCAGACGCCTGTGTCGAAGACGTAATCCGCCGTGTTGGCAACACTATTATTCTTGGTTTGCCTCTGGGTTTGGGCAAGCCCCTGCGCTTTGTAAATGCCCTCTATCAGCGCGCCAAGCGCGACCCCCAAATCGAACTGCACATTTTCACGGCCTTGTCGCTGGTGAAACCCAGTGGCCGTTCGGCCTTGGAAAAGCGCTTCCTCGAACCTTTTTCAGAGCGTTTATACGGCGCGATCCCAGACCTGGAATACGCTCTGGATGTGCGGGCCAACAAATTGCCGCCGAATGTGAAAGTGTCGGAGTTCTTTTTCAAGGCCGGCAGTTTTATGCACAATTCGTCGCAGCAGCGCCACTATATCAGCCTGAACTACACTCATGCGGTGCGCGATTTAATGGCGATGGGTATCAACGTGGTGGCTCAAATGGTGGCGCCAGGTGATCAAAACGGTGAGCCGGGTCAGGTGAGCCTGAGCTGCAATCCGGACCTGACTCTGGACATCATCCCGCTTTTGCGCGCGCGCCAGCGCGAAGAGGGTGTGCCCACCGTATTAGTGGGTGAACTGAACCGGCATTTGCCGTGGTTAGGCCGTGATGCCCAGATGGCCGAAGCCGATATAGACTTGGTGTTGGTGCAACCGCAAAGCGATTACCCGATGTTTCCGGCGCCACAAATGGCCATCAGCCCGCCGGACCATTTGATTGGTTTCTATGCCAGCACATTGGTAAAAGACGGTGGTACGTTGCAGGTGGGTATCGGTTCCCTAGGGGCTGCACTTATCAACAGCACTATTTTACGCCACCGCCATAACGACGCTTGGAAGCACTTATATCAGCACCTGAATATCGCCACCCGTTATCCTGCTGTCGATGGTATTGGTGGCACCGGCACGTTTGATCAGGGCCTTTACGGTTGCAGCGAAATGATTATTGACGGCTTTATGCACCTGTTGGAAGCCGGGGTGTTAAAGCGTGAAGTGTTTGCTCACCAAGGGCTGCAAGAGTTGCTGAACCGCGGTGACATTAGCCCGCAGATCAACCTGGATACACTGGATGTGTTGTTGCGTGAACACATTATTGCCTCGCCGCTGAGGCTGCAGGATCTGGAATTCCTGCAGCGATTCGGTATTGTGCATTCTGAACTGTGTTTGCAGGATGGTCAGCTTAGCCTGCAGAAACGCACTGTTCCTGCCGACATTAGCCACCCCGACACCCGCCGACTGCTGCAAGACGGCGGCTTGGGCGATAAGCTGAGCGAAGGCGTAGTGGTGCACGGCGGCTTCTACATCGGCCCCGAATCCTTCTATCAGGCACTGCGTGACCTGTCGCCGCAGCAGCGCCAACGCATCTGCATGACCAGCGTGAACTTCATCAATGACCTTTACGACCACCGCTTTGGTAATCAGGCGTTGAAAACCGCCCAGCGCCAGCACGGTCGCTTTGTAAACTCCACCATGATGTACACCTTGGCGGGCGCGGCGGTGTCTGACGGCCTGGAAGACGGCCGCGTGGTCAGCGGCGTAGGTGGTCAGTACAACTTTGTGGCCATGGGTATGGAGTTAGCGGGCGCTCGATCCATTTTGTGTTTACGCAGCACTCGCAAAGCGGCTGGCAAAGTATTGTCGAATATTGTGTTCAGCTACGGCCATTGCACCATACCTCGCCACCTGCGGGACATTGTGATCACCGAATATGGCATTGCCGATTTGCGGGGCCAGTCTGACGAGCAGGTATACCTGCGGCTGATCGCGATTGCCGACGCCCGCTTCCAGGCCGGCCTTTTGCAGCAGGCGAAAAAAGCAGGCAAGGTGGCGAAGAGTTTCAAACCGCCAAAAGCTTGGGCCGATAATACGCCGGCACATGTCCACAAAGCCTTAGCAGCCGTGCCGGGCAACAACCGTTTTCCAGCGTTTCCATTTGGCTGTGACTTTACCGCTGAAGAGTTAGTGATTGCTAAAGCGCTGAAACGGATACAGGCTGAAACGGCCACAGGTCGTGGTAAACTTCTGGCCTTGGTGCGGGCCGCCCGTACCCGTGACGATCGAAGCCGCTTCCAATCGCTGCTAGAACGTATGCAACTGGCCGCGCCGAAAGGGGTGCGCCAGAAGCTGGACCGGCGGTTATTGATTTATGGCCTGCAACTGACCAATACACCCCAATAA
- a CDS encoding DUF1244 domain-containing protein yields MIQPISDAQRTELEAAAFRRLISHLREHTEVQNIDLMNLADFCRNCLSKWYLAAAQEQGVEMTNPQAREAIYGMPYDEWKQRYQSGPKQDHH; encoded by the coding sequence ATGATCCAACCCATTTCAGACGCCCAGCGCACCGAATTGGAGGCGGCTGCTTTTCGTCGCCTTATTAGTCACTTGCGTGAACATACCGAGGTGCAAAATATAGATCTGATGAACCTGGCCGATTTTTGTCGCAACTGTCTGTCAAAATGGTATCTTGCCGCAGCACAGGAGCAGGGTGTAGAAATGACCAACCCCCAAGCGCGCGAAGCAATTTACGGCATGCCTTACGATGAGTGGAAACAACGCTACCAAAGCGGCCCAAAGCAGGATCACCATTAA
- a CDS encoding response regulator, with the protein MELTTDNWRILIVEDDERLASLTHDYLQNNGFSVSIESHGGAAVERILNEQPDLVVLDLMLPGEDGLSICRRVRPRYSGPILMLTARTDDMDQILGLEMGADDYISKPVQPRVLLARIRALMRRAAEKNQPLVSSDAVSEGPVRVQFNELVIDSSMREAWLSGVTVDLTSAEFDLLWLLASNAGRVLSREEIFAALRGIEYDGQDRSIDVRVSRIRPKIGDDPIHPRRIKTVRSKGYLFVKEA; encoded by the coding sequence ATGGAACTGACGACTGACAACTGGCGAATCCTGATTGTAGAAGACGACGAACGGTTGGCCAGTCTGACCCACGATTACCTGCAGAATAACGGGTTTTCGGTGTCTATTGAATCCCACGGTGGGGCCGCTGTAGAGCGTATTCTGAACGAACAGCCAGACCTTGTGGTGCTTGATTTGATGCTGCCCGGCGAAGACGGCCTGTCTATCTGCCGCCGGGTGCGGCCGCGATACAGCGGTCCGATACTGATGCTAACCGCCAGAACCGACGACATGGACCAGATACTGGGCCTGGAAATGGGCGCTGATGACTATATTAGCAAACCGGTTCAACCGCGGGTGTTACTCGCGCGTATTCGTGCGTTGATGCGCCGCGCTGCTGAAAAAAACCAGCCTTTGGTCAGCAGCGATGCCGTGAGCGAAGGCCCGGTGCGGGTGCAGTTCAACGAGTTGGTGATAGACAGCTCGATGCGCGAAGCCTGGCTGTCTGGCGTTACAGTGGATTTAACCAGCGCCGAGTTTGACTTGTTGTGGTTGCTGGCCAGCAACGCGGGCAGGGTGCTCAGCCGTGAAGAAATCTTTGCCGCTTTGCGTGGCATAGAATACGACGGTCAAGACCGCTCGATTGACGTGCGGGTGTCCCGTATACGGCCAAAAATTGGTGACGACCCCATTCATCCACGGCGCATAAAAACGGTGCGTAGCAAAGGCTATCTGTTTGTAAAAGAAGCCTGA
- a CDS encoding ABC transporter ATP-binding protein has protein sequence MNKPAIASDWLLEVNNLCCGYGGEAVVKNVSFALRQGDIGCLLGPSGCGKSTMLRALAGFLPLSDGKISLQGQAISLPGRALPPEKRRIGMVFQDYALFPHLSIADNVGFGLNRLSKAERQRKVTELLELVQLQDLADCYPHELSGGQQQRVALARALAPEPTLILLDEPFSNLDADLRRRLSLDVRDILKTLGISAILVTHDQQEAFAMCDQVAVLQKGRIQQWDVPFNLYHEPTNRFVASFVGQGSFILGNTLGPDAIQSELGVIHGNRAYRWEAGTPVDVLIRPDDIVYDEHSPLRPEVIEKTFAGTSTLYRFRCSESTEFEALFRSHLDFNVGDFVPVRVDADHLIAFEHEARQG, from the coding sequence ATGAACAAGCCCGCAATCGCATCTGACTGGTTGCTCGAAGTCAACAACCTGTGCTGTGGCTATGGCGGCGAAGCTGTTGTGAAGAACGTCAGTTTTGCCCTACGCCAAGGCGACATTGGCTGTCTGCTGGGCCCAAGCGGCTGTGGCAAAAGCACTATGCTGCGTGCGCTGGCCGGTTTTTTGCCACTTAGCGATGGCAAAATCAGCCTTCAGGGCCAAGCCATCAGCCTGCCCGGTCGCGCTCTGCCGCCGGAAAAACGCCGTATTGGCATGGTGTTTCAAGATTACGCGCTCTTTCCGCACCTGAGCATTGCCGACAACGTTGGTTTCGGTTTGAATCGCCTGAGCAAAGCCGAGCGCCAACGCAAGGTCACTGAACTACTAGAACTGGTGCAACTACAGGATCTTGCCGACTGCTACCCTCACGAATTGTCGGGTGGGCAGCAACAGCGAGTTGCGCTGGCTCGTGCGCTGGCGCCAGAACCTACGCTGATTTTGCTAGACGAACCGTTTTCAAATCTAGACGCAGATTTGCGCCGGCGGCTAAGTCTGGATGTGCGTGACATCCTAAAAACCTTGGGCATCAGCGCCATTTTGGTTACCCACGACCAGCAAGAAGCCTTTGCAATGTGCGACCAGGTGGCGGTGCTGCAAAAAGGCCGAATTCAGCAATGGGACGTGCCGTTTAACCTGTATCACGAGCCGACCAATCGTTTTGTTGCCAGTTTTGTGGGCCAAGGTAGTTTTATACTTGGCAACACGCTGGGGCCAGACGCCATACAGTCAGAACTCGGCGTTATTCACGGTAACCGGGCTTACAGATGGGAAGCGGGCACACCGGTAGATGTGCTGATTCGGCCCGATGACATTGTTTACGATGAACATTCGCCTTTACGGCCCGAGGTGATTGAAAAAACCTTTGCCGGTACGTCCACTCTCTACCGTTTTCGCTGCTCCGAGTCCACCGAGTTCGAGGCTCTGTTCCGCAGCCACCTGGATTTCAATGTGGGTGATTTTGTTCCTGTGCGGGTCGATGCAGACCACCTGATTGCGTTTGAACACGAGGCCAGACAAGGCTAA
- the minD gene encoding septum site-determining protein MinD has product MARIIVVTSGKGGVGKTTTSASISTGIAKRGHKTVVIDFDVGLRNLDLIMNCERRVVYDFVNVIQGEASLSQALIRDKRVNTLFILPASQTREKEALTKEGVERVINELAQTFDYIICDSPAGIEHGAQMALYFADEAIVVTNPEVSSVRDSDRILGILQSKSRRAEKGQDPVKEHLLVTRYNPVRVERGEMLSVADIEEILAIPLMGVIPESQIVLNSSNQGLPVILETESDAGQAYDDAVARLLGEEREHRFMTAQKKGFFSRMFKGD; this is encoded by the coding sequence TTGGCTAGAATTATTGTAGTAACCTCAGGAAAAGGCGGCGTTGGCAAAACCACCACCAGCGCTTCAATCAGCACCGGCATAGCCAAACGTGGCCACAAAACCGTGGTCATAGATTTTGACGTTGGCCTGCGTAATCTGGACCTGATCATGAACTGCGAGCGTCGGGTGGTGTACGACTTCGTTAACGTTATTCAGGGCGAAGCTTCACTGAGCCAGGCACTGATCCGCGACAAGCGGGTAAACACCCTGTTCATCCTGCCGGCCTCGCAAACCCGGGAAAAAGAAGCGCTGACCAAAGAAGGCGTAGAAAGGGTCATCAACGAGCTGGCACAAACCTTTGATTACATCATTTGTGACTCGCCAGCCGGTATTGAGCACGGTGCCCAGATGGCTCTTTACTTTGCTGATGAAGCTATTGTAGTCACCAACCCGGAAGTGTCTTCCGTGCGCGACTCTGACCGCATTCTGGGCATTCTACAAAGCAAGTCGCGCCGCGCCGAAAAGGGCCAGGATCCGGTAAAAGAACACCTGCTGGTGACCCGTTACAACCCAGTACGGGTAGAGCGTGGCGAGATGCTGTCGGTGGCCGACATAGAAGAAATTCTGGCGATACCGCTGATGGGTGTTATTCCCGAAAGCCAAATAGTGCTGAATTCCTCTAACCAAGGCCTTCCGGTTATTTTAGAGACCGAAAGCGACGCTGGCCAGGCTTATGATGATGCCGTGGCGCGCCTGCTAGGAGAAGAACGGGAACACCGTTTTATGACAGCCCAGAAGAAGGGCTTCTTTTCACGGATGTTCAAGGGAGACTAG
- a CDS encoding FKBP-type peptidyl-prolyl cis-trans isomerase, with product MQDSSSTIDVFTVHYVLKNAVGELVDTSEGSEPLHFVYGSPDIVEGIQRAVKDRRVGDCLEVTVPPAMAYGEHRADLVRKVPRSMFEGVENLQAGMKFQTNTGTEAQIVQVMGFDGNLVRIDANHPLAGLTLYFDLEIVGRRSASAEEIAQGRPLS from the coding sequence ATGCAAGATTCTTCTTCTACAATTGACGTGTTCACCGTTCACTATGTACTTAAAAACGCCGTTGGTGAGCTGGTAGATACCTCTGAGGGCAGCGAGCCGTTGCATTTTGTGTACGGCAGCCCTGATATTGTTGAGGGCATTCAGCGTGCCGTGAAAGACCGCCGCGTGGGTGACTGCCTTGAGGTCACCGTGCCGCCAGCGATGGCCTACGGTGAACATCGGGCCGACCTGGTGCGTAAAGTACCGCGTTCGATGTTCGAAGGCGTAGAGAACTTACAAGCGGGCATGAAGTTTCAGACCAACACGGGCACCGAGGCGCAGATTGTCCAGGTGATGGGTTTTGACGGAAATTTGGTGCGTATTGATGCCAATCACCCGCTGGCTGGTCTAACCTTGTATTTTGATTTGGAAATTGTTGGTCGCCGCAGCGCTAGTGCAGAGGAAATTGCCCAAGGCCGGCCCTTGTCATAG